Proteins co-encoded in one Gossypium arboreum isolate Shixiya-1 chromosome 11, ASM2569848v2, whole genome shotgun sequence genomic window:
- the LOC128283839 gene encoding uncharacterized protein LOC128283839, whose translation MVANRQMARSMNVEIYSRRHETFHVTETIDRRPGIPPRSYRVDLHNRRCDCERFQTFHYPCAYVVAACAKVNLNVEQFVDDVYTLERTLRVWKNEFPVMPDLSTWEVPPMTFELVPDRGLRRNPRGRPQSSRICNEMDIREKSDGKRCGLCRLVGHNWSKCLQRNYHIGQLSRLGRK comes from the coding sequence ATGGTTGCAAACCGTCAGATGGcgaggtcgatgaatgtagaaatatattcacGACGCCATGAAACATTTCATGTTACAGAGACCATCGATCGTCGACCCGGTATACCACCTAGGTCATATAGAGTTGATCTCCATAACAGACGGTGTGATTGCGAGAGGTTCCAAACATTTCATTATCCATGTGCGTATGTCGTGGCAGCGTGTGCTAAGGTAAACCTTAATGTTGAACAATTTGTCGATGATGTGTACACACTCGAGCGCACGTTACGTGTCTGGAAAAATGAGTTCCCCGTCATGCCTGACTTGTCTACGTGGGAGGTGCCTCCGATGACTTTCGAACTTGTCCCAGACAGAGGGCTACGCAGGAATCCGAGAGGTCGTCCACAATCATCCAGAATTTGTAATGAGatggacattagggagaaatctgATGGTAAGCGCTGTGGATTATGCAGGTTAGTTGGTCATAATTGGAGTAAATGCCTGCAGCGAAACTATCATATTGGACAATTGTCACGATTGGGTAGGAAATGA